Proteins encoded within one genomic window of Gracilimonas sp.:
- a CDS encoding penicillin acylase family protein, with product MNLIKTSISGILLLALIISLNTKFGAVPPLGKFFDPESGFWANAEISEPESEVLDIPGLEEEVSVYFDERRVPHIFARNERDLFLAQGYIVARDRLFQMEMQTYDAAGRLAEIVGADLINRDLNTRRLGMVYGAEKAFEEIRKDSEMLAVAQAYADGVNAWIDQLSQAEYPVEYKVLDFAPEKWHAAKTAYLLKNMTRTLAGGHNDVRTSNTIRYFGEDFVEKYFTQKPELNDPIIPPSREWDFEADVPEAPDSLFVSGVSKVIDPFPHQEGIGSNNWVVSGEKTASGYPILANDPHLGLTLPSIWYEMQLNAPGYNSYGVTLQGSPAIIVGFNEQSAWGTTNVGSDVMDWYEIKFRDETKQEYWHDGQWKPTTSRVEEIKVRGRETVLDTVIYTHHGPVFEVDSAVGEDEPVYHALKWIAHEPSNDLRTFYGFNKMQNYDDYIEAVNNYTAPAQNFVFADATGDIALWVSGKLPQKWKFQGRTVSDGTDPVYDWQGWIPTGHNPHIKNPERGFVSSANQESAAPDYPYYLDDDFAPYERGRRINDLLAEMENITPQDMQRMQLDNFAYNASNIIPQMIEWTRLEELSEQEVEILEIIRNWDFMMAAELIQPTVYLSWFNKFYREVFYDEFNGTEASLRYPSRDIFVEIIKEEPNMAFVDDIITKEEEVLEDIVTRSYKETISRLTRMYGEDSENWKWGYDIDNDLNHIANIPGLGAQNLFSSGSAEAINAVRGTHGPSWRMIVELGPEVKGWGVYPGGQSGNPGSPNYDSMVEPWLSGELFELNFLKEEPSEFYYKIEMNPGK from the coding sequence ATGAACCTTATAAAAACCTCCATCTCCGGAATCCTCCTTCTCGCCCTTATCATCTCCCTCAATACCAAATTTGGGGCTGTTCCGCCATTAGGAAAGTTTTTTGATCCGGAATCAGGGTTTTGGGCGAATGCAGAAATCTCAGAGCCGGAATCGGAAGTGTTAGATATTCCAGGGTTGGAAGAAGAGGTTTCGGTGTATTTTGATGAGCGCAGGGTTCCTCACATCTTTGCTCGAAACGAACGGGATTTATTTTTAGCTCAAGGTTATATAGTAGCCAGAGACAGGCTCTTCCAAATGGAGATGCAAACGTATGATGCAGCCGGAAGGTTGGCTGAGATTGTGGGGGCTGATCTGATAAACAGAGATTTGAATACCCGCAGGCTGGGTATGGTTTACGGTGCCGAAAAGGCTTTTGAGGAGATTCGGAAAGATTCGGAAATGCTCGCTGTGGCACAAGCCTATGCTGATGGGGTGAATGCTTGGATCGATCAGCTTTCACAGGCGGAATATCCCGTGGAGTATAAAGTACTGGATTTCGCTCCGGAAAAATGGCATGCAGCAAAGACAGCTTATTTGCTAAAGAATATGACCCGCACACTGGCCGGTGGGCATAATGATGTTCGGACCAGCAATACCATTCGATATTTTGGTGAAGATTTCGTGGAGAAATATTTCACCCAAAAACCTGAACTTAATGATCCCATTATACCGCCATCCCGGGAATGGGATTTTGAAGCGGATGTTCCCGAAGCACCTGATTCACTTTTTGTCTCGGGTGTTTCAAAAGTGATCGATCCCTTTCCCCACCAAGAGGGGATTGGAAGCAACAATTGGGTGGTTAGCGGTGAAAAGACCGCCTCCGGATATCCTATTCTGGCAAATGATCCTCACTTGGGACTTACCCTCCCATCAATTTGGTATGAGATGCAGCTGAATGCTCCCGGTTATAATTCGTATGGGGTTACTCTGCAGGGTTCACCGGCTATTATCGTTGGGTTTAATGAACAATCAGCGTGGGGAACCACCAATGTGGGCTCCGATGTGATGGACTGGTATGAAATTAAATTCCGGGACGAAACCAAACAGGAATACTGGCACGATGGACAGTGGAAGCCCACCACAAGCAGAGTTGAAGAAATAAAAGTCAGAGGCCGGGAAACGGTATTGGATACGGTGATCTATACTCATCACGGCCCGGTGTTCGAAGTTGATTCTGCTGTAGGTGAGGATGAACCGGTCTATCATGCGTTGAAATGGATCGCTCATGAACCCTCCAATGATCTTCGCACATTCTACGGCTTCAACAAAATGCAGAATTATGATGATTACATAGAAGCGGTCAATAATTATACAGCACCTGCACAGAATTTTGTATTCGCAGATGCAACCGGAGACATCGCACTTTGGGTTTCAGGAAAGCTTCCCCAAAAATGGAAATTTCAGGGTCGCACGGTAAGTGATGGAACTGATCCGGTATATGATTGGCAAGGTTGGATCCCAACTGGTCATAACCCTCATATCAAAAACCCTGAAAGGGGCTTTGTTAGCTCGGCTAATCAGGAATCAGCTGCACCTGATTATCCCTACTATCTGGATGATGATTTTGCCCCCTATGAACGTGGTCGCAGGATCAATGATCTATTGGCGGAAATGGAGAACATTACCCCGCAAGATATGCAGCGCATGCAATTGGATAACTTTGCCTATAACGCTTCTAATATCATCCCACAAATGATTGAGTGGACTCGTTTGGAGGAGTTGAGCGAACAGGAAGTTGAAATTCTGGAAATAATTAGGAACTGGGATTTTATGATGGCAGCTGAACTCATTCAGCCAACTGTTTATTTGAGTTGGTTCAATAAATTTTATCGTGAAGTATTTTATGATGAGTTTAATGGTACAGAAGCTAGTCTGCGTTATCCTTCACGTGATATTTTTGTTGAGATTATTAAAGAAGAACCCAATATGGCTTTTGTAGATGATATCATTACTAAGGAAGAAGAGGTATTGGAAGATATCGTCACAAGAAGCTACAAAGAAACTATTTCGAGACTTACTAGAATGTATGGTGAGGATAGTGAAAATTGGAAGTGGGGGTATGATATCGACAATGACCTGAATCATATTGCAAATATACCAGGCCTTGGTGCGCAAAACTTATTCAGCAGCGGCTCGGCCGAGGCCATAAATGCTGTACGCGGAACACACGGTCCCTCATGGCGAATGATTGTAGAACTTGGACCTGAAGTAAAAGGATGGGGTGTTTATCCCGGCGGACAATCCGGAAATCCCGGCTCCCCCAACTATGATTCCATGGTTGAACCTTGGCTTTCTGGTGAGCTTTTTGAATTAAACTTTTTAAAAGAAGAACCGAGTGAATTTTATTATAAAATTGAAATGAACCCCGGTAAATAA
- a CDS encoding ABC transporter substrate-binding protein, which translates to MKKLFLFLLPFFLVISCGKGPETVTIQSDPSDLFTAPDTSNAEVDTSDEEFVHVKLGEIAAIESLDPLFSFSNSEWRIINLIYQGLVEIGENGTLIPGLAKSWDINDDSTQFTFYLKTDVYFHDSPVFESATGRRFVAQDVKYIFERMAHNNVPDFTADHFEDIHGFSAFHNEQTYVKNPSRRVLNTVDGVQVRNDSTVSFIMNRSAPDFLTRLAHPMASIYPKEIVSSANDPIQQAVGTGAFRFVSKEGNAHLLTPNDDYSKDIPAINRLDIISGLTERDLFQEFARNNLDALIELGPSTLLTVADSTGNLLQSYYENYTLDQTSVSAKYQLYYNENSGQSRQVSHLISSIDPQSLLTNKIIGTVSVSEVDTAIAKNIDKTQLIVTQTTHPLEIFFLNNLAPKANELGYTFAMNASYAISNEITFSTKPFPGTQPFLTWETPIFILSHSSITGVTVRHKPWLLDLSSIQLKQDN; encoded by the coding sequence ATGAAAAAACTATTTCTATTTTTACTTCCATTTTTTCTCGTCATTTCTTGTGGAAAAGGTCCGGAAACCGTCACTATTCAGTCGGATCCTTCTGACTTATTCACTGCTCCGGATACTTCAAATGCTGAAGTGGACACCTCAGATGAAGAATTTGTACATGTGAAACTGGGAGAAATAGCTGCCATAGAATCCCTTGATCCTCTTTTTTCTTTTTCTAACAGCGAATGGAGAATTATTAACCTTATTTACCAAGGGCTGGTAGAAATAGGCGAAAACGGGACCCTAATCCCCGGTTTAGCAAAAAGTTGGGACATAAATGATGATTCCACTCAATTCACTTTTTATCTAAAAACCGATGTTTACTTTCACGATTCTCCTGTTTTTGAAAGTGCCACCGGCCGAAGATTCGTCGCTCAGGATGTAAAATATATTTTTGAGCGAATGGCTCATAATAACGTGCCTGACTTTACAGCCGATCATTTTGAAGATATTCATGGTTTTTCTGCCTTTCATAACGAGCAGACTTACGTAAAGAATCCAAGCCGAAGAGTCTTGAACACGGTAGATGGGGTGCAGGTTCGGAATGATTCTACTGTTAGCTTTATTATGAACAGGTCTGCACCTGATTTTCTAACACGGCTCGCCCATCCTATGGCTTCAATTTATCCAAAAGAAATTGTTTCCTCTGCAAATGACCCCATTCAGCAAGCAGTGGGAACCGGGGCCTTTCGATTCGTGAGCAAAGAAGGGAATGCACACCTTTTAACTCCCAATGATGATTATTCGAAGGATATTCCGGCTATTAACCGGTTGGATATAATTTCAGGGCTAACAGAAAGAGATTTATTCCAGGAATTTGCCCGAAACAATCTGGACGCACTCATTGAATTAGGACCTTCAACCCTGCTTACGGTAGCTGATTCTACCGGAAACCTTTTACAAAGCTATTATGAAAACTATACGCTTGACCAAACTTCCGTTTCTGCAAAATACCAATTGTATTACAATGAAAACTCAGGTCAAAGCAGGCAGGTAAGTCACCTCATATCTTCTATTGATCCCCAATCATTATTAACAAATAAAATAATTGGAACCGTTTCTGTTAGTGAAGTAGATACTGCAATAGCCAAAAATATTGACAAGACTCAGCTGATTGTTACACAAACCACACACCCACTTGAGATTTTCTTTTTAAACAACCTGGCTCCCAAAGCTAATGAATTGGGATACACATTTGCTATGAATGCTTCATATGCAATATCGAACGAAATAACTTTCTCTACAAAGCCTTTTCCCGGCACCCAACCATTCCTGACTTGGGAAACACCCATTTTCATTTTAAGTCACAGCTCAATTACAGGTGTCACGGTTCGCCATAAGCCCTGGCTTCTTGATTTATCTTCAATTCAACTCAAACAGGATAATTGA
- a CDS encoding outer membrane lipoprotein carrier protein LolA: MSIIKSFQLSDLSSLLSALIPNLRLEAPSGTFGSKVFVQRLLSFITVILISSTAILAQTPNFDQLKQRFDRGDVFSAEFNHTYTDSYTGEVVTSDGNIWIDQARYKLESDGQTIVVDGKTSRVYDQNRNRVIIDTYYPEDDDFAPSRMLSGIDSTYTVSEEKTGNRTKITLTTDDEFAVFARVEILIDAQRHPLKISAWDISDNEIVTNFKNGTFIQPEPDLFKLEYPGDAEIVDMRY; encoded by the coding sequence ATGAGTATAATTAAAAGCTTTCAGCTTTCAGACTTAAGCTCTCTGTTGTCGGCTCTTATTCCGAACCTGAGGTTAGAAGCACCTTCCGGAACCTTCGGTTCCAAAGTATTTGTACAGAGACTTCTATCATTTATTACCGTAATCCTGATTTCAAGCACCGCCATCCTTGCTCAAACCCCGAATTTTGACCAGTTGAAACAGCGTTTTGACAGGGGAGACGTTTTTTCAGCCGAATTTAATCACACTTACACCGATTCCTATACCGGAGAAGTTGTTACAAGTGATGGAAATATTTGGATCGACCAGGCTCGATATAAGCTTGAAAGTGACGGGCAAACTATCGTGGTTGACGGGAAAACTTCCCGTGTCTATGATCAAAATCGTAATCGTGTAATCATTGACACTTACTATCCCGAAGACGATGATTTTGCACCCTCTCGAATGCTTAGCGGTATCGATTCAACCTATACGGTTTCTGAAGAAAAAACAGGTAACCGCACAAAAATCACCTTAACTACGGATGATGAATTTGCGGTTTTTGCACGGGTTGAAATCTTAATCGATGCCCAACGCCATCCTCTTAAAATAAGTGCCTGGGATATTTCTGATAATGAAATTGTAACTAATTTTAAAAATGGCACTTTTATACAGCCCGAACCCGACTTATTTAAATTAGAATACCCCGGAGATGCTGAAATAGTGGACATGAGGTATTGA
- a CDS encoding dimethylarginine dimethylaminohydrolase family protein: protein MSKVITSVNQLDFKISDLESMPAPEKVLLVKPTYFSVEYVINPHMEGNIGDVDKLAAQNEWEHLKSAFEELGFYVHVEEGQRGYPDMVFCANQSLPNITKDGKKEVIMSVMHSKQRKGEVPFIQKVYEDSSYEIVHLDETRFTDFEGMGDAIWHSKKRLIWGGYGYRSSREVYDVISETFKTPVIALELIDDRFYHLDTCLCILDSETALIYPKAFTDEGLELIRSGFKNVIEASKYEAEKLFACNAICPDGKNVFIQQGSVDVNHKLKEAGFKVHEFSTYEFLKSGGSVFCMKMLLW, encoded by the coding sequence ATGAGCAAAGTAATCACATCTGTAAACCAATTAGATTTTAAAATTTCTGACCTGGAGTCAATGCCGGCTCCGGAAAAGGTATTGTTGGTTAAACCGACTTATTTTTCGGTTGAATATGTGATTAATCCGCATATGGAAGGAAATATCGGGGATGTGGATAAATTGGCTGCTCAAAATGAATGGGAGCACCTGAAGTCTGCTTTTGAAGAGCTGGGCTTTTATGTGCATGTTGAAGAGGGGCAGCGCGGATATCCGGATATGGTTTTTTGTGCTAACCAGAGCTTACCTAATATCACTAAGGACGGAAAGAAAGAGGTGATAATGAGCGTTATGCACTCTAAGCAACGCAAAGGAGAAGTGCCTTTTATTCAAAAAGTATATGAAGATAGCAGTTATGAAATTGTTCATCTTGATGAAACCAGGTTTACCGATTTTGAAGGTATGGGAGATGCTATTTGGCACAGCAAAAAACGCTTGATTTGGGGAGGATATGGATATCGGTCTTCCAGAGAGGTATATGATGTGATTTCAGAGACTTTTAAAACCCCGGTTATTGCATTGGAGTTAATTGACGATCGTTTTTATCATTTAGATACTTGCTTATGCATTCTGGATTCCGAAACAGCTCTTATTTACCCAAAAGCGTTCACGGATGAAGGTCTGGAACTCATTCGCTCAGGTTTCAAAAATGTGATCGAAGCTTCAAAATATGAGGCAGAAAAGTTATTTGCTTGTAATGCCATCTGCCCTGATGGGAAGAATGTATTTATTCAGCAGGGAAGTGTAGATGTAAATCACAAACTGAAAGAAGCAGGGTTTAAAGTCCACGAATTCAGCACTTATGAATTTCTCAAAAGCGGCGGTTCGGTATTTTGTATGAAGATGTTGCTTTGGTAA
- a CDS encoding DNA translocase FtsK, with protein MARNKLNTSTNTPGLDSNRKKEIIGIIVMSIAVLLGLSILSYNPEDYQYARSISFLDLFNPDANSRLVKNWLGPVGAYLSHYLVHTLFGYTSIILGLIIGYHGWHTFRRRDFKELGWLTVLSIWGMILLSTFIGWLNTNADFPDDSIWSGTAGIAIAQVLYNITNIGSIIILSVLMLVTLLMFVDRDLQKTIDNIKLWIENIQEKMEERRVARQLRKEEKAKEREERLAAKREAKKEQEVAEEEKELEKKEIAETESEDEPVKPAPSIDDLVDQSEEEEQKQREKEKAEINTLDTRQRASLEKEEEIDDEEDDIEVSVYVGKGDEQADEKDLDKQNRQKAKEIPVIKYKFPKVDLLDSPPDEGNEVDLEEIKENKRIILDKLKRHKIEIVGINAIVGPTVTLYELEPAPDVKISKIESYSNDLKMATASKGLRMLSPIPGKSAVGIEVPNSTRETVFIKSVINTKKFVETDFTLPIAFGKTIENEVFMIDLTKMPHLLIAGATGSGKSVGINTIITCLLYKCHPDDLKFVMIDPKKIELSLYRNIQNHFLAMLPDSDEPIITDTSKAQETLESLCKEMDERYDLLKMAQVRDIKSYNKKYKTGELEDELGHRHLPYIVVIIDELADLMMTAGKQIEEPIARLAQLARAIGIHLVVATQRPSVNVITGTIKANFPARIAYQVASKVDSRTILDMGGADQLIGMGDMLFNNGTGMIRIQNAFVSTEEVERINSFIGQQAGYKQPFHLPIIKDDTTEIPDPLDDIDEYFEAAAKLVILHQQGSVSLLQRKLKIGYNRAGRIIDQLFNAGIVGPYQGSTARDVLISDEEELQELLDGLDEYN; from the coding sequence ATGGCTAGAAATAAACTAAATACATCTACAAATACACCCGGATTAGATTCGAACCGGAAAAAGGAAATCATAGGTATTATTGTGATGTCCATCGCGGTGTTGCTGGGATTGAGTATTCTCTCCTACAATCCCGAAGACTATCAATATGCGCGCAGTATATCTTTCCTGGATTTATTTAACCCGGATGCCAATTCCCGCCTGGTAAAAAACTGGCTGGGTCCGGTTGGCGCATACCTTTCTCATTACCTGGTACATACCTTATTCGGCTATACCAGCATCATTCTGGGATTGATCATTGGGTATCACGGCTGGCATACATTTCGCCGGCGCGACTTTAAAGAACTCGGATGGCTTACCGTACTTAGTATTTGGGGAATGATACTCCTGTCTACTTTTATCGGCTGGTTAAATACTAATGCCGACTTTCCGGATGATTCTATCTGGAGCGGTACCGCCGGAATTGCTATTGCTCAGGTACTCTATAACATCACTAACATTGGGTCCATAATCATTCTCTCTGTTCTGATGCTCGTGACCCTGCTGATGTTTGTAGATCGCGACCTTCAAAAAACCATTGATAACATAAAACTTTGGATTGAGAATATTCAAGAGAAAATGGAAGAAAGACGCGTGGCGCGCCAGCTTCGAAAAGAAGAAAAGGCAAAAGAACGTGAAGAGCGATTGGCAGCAAAACGTGAAGCGAAAAAAGAACAGGAAGTAGCCGAAGAAGAAAAAGAGCTGGAGAAAAAGGAAATTGCAGAAACTGAAAGTGAAGACGAACCGGTAAAACCGGCCCCGTCTATTGATGATTTAGTGGACCAATCGGAAGAAGAAGAACAGAAGCAGCGAGAAAAAGAGAAAGCGGAAATCAACACGCTGGATACCCGTCAGCGAGCCTCCCTCGAAAAAGAAGAAGAAATTGATGATGAGGAAGATGATATCGAGGTTTCGGTTTATGTAGGAAAAGGGGATGAACAAGCCGATGAAAAGGATCTAGATAAGCAAAACCGACAGAAAGCGAAAGAAATACCGGTCATCAAATACAAATTCCCGAAAGTAGATTTACTGGATTCACCACCAGACGAGGGTAATGAAGTAGACCTAGAGGAGATTAAAGAAAATAAACGGATAATCCTCGACAAGCTAAAACGCCATAAAATTGAAATTGTGGGCATTAACGCCATTGTAGGCCCTACGGTTACTCTTTATGAATTGGAGCCCGCGCCGGATGTAAAAATCTCCAAGATCGAGAGTTACTCTAATGACCTCAAAATGGCTACGGCTTCAAAAGGTTTGCGCATGCTTTCTCCAATCCCGGGCAAATCGGCTGTGGGAATTGAAGTACCAAACAGCACACGGGAAACGGTGTTTATCAAATCGGTTATCAACACCAAAAAATTTGTGGAGACCGACTTTACCCTGCCTATCGCTTTTGGTAAAACAATTGAGAATGAAGTGTTCATGATCGACCTTACCAAAATGCCCCATTTGTTAATTGCAGGGGCAACCGGTTCCGGTAAATCAGTTGGAATTAATACCATTATCACTTGTCTGCTGTACAAATGCCATCCGGATGACCTGAAGTTTGTGATGATTGATCCGAAGAAAATCGAGCTTTCATTATACCGTAATATTCAAAATCACTTTTTGGCGATGCTTCCGGATTCTGACGAGCCTATCATCACCGATACATCCAAAGCCCAAGAAACCCTGGAAAGCCTCTGTAAGGAAATGGACGAACGATACGACCTCCTTAAAATGGCGCAGGTTCGGGATATCAAATCTTATAATAAAAAATATAAAACCGGCGAACTGGAAGACGAACTCGGTCACCGCCACCTGCCTTACATCGTGGTAATTATTGATGAGTTGGCCGACTTAATGATGACTGCAGGCAAGCAAATCGAGGAACCTATTGCCCGTCTTGCACAGCTTGCCCGTGCCATTGGAATTCATTTGGTAGTGGCCACACAGCGACCGTCTGTAAACGTAATTACCGGTACCATTAAGGCCAACTTTCCTGCCCGAATTGCTTATCAGGTAGCTTCGAAAGTAGATTCCCGAACCATTCTTGACATGGGAGGAGCTGATCAGCTGATTGGGATGGGCGATATGCTTTTCAATAACGGAACCGGCATGATTCGCATCCAAAATGCTTTTGTTTCTACCGAAGAAGTAGAAAGAATAAACAGCTTTATTGGTCAGCAGGCAGGCTATAAGCAGCCTTTCCACCTGCCCATCATAAAAGATGATACCACAGAGATACCTGATCCGTTAGATGATATAGATGAATACTTTGAGGCCGCTGCTAAACTGGTGATTCTTCACCAACAAGGATCGGTTTCATTGTTACAGCGCAAACTGAAAATCGGTTATAATCGCGCCGGACGAATCATAGATCAATTATTTAATGCAGGCATTGTTGGACCATATCAAGGCAGTACCGCACGTGATGTTCTTATCAGTGATGAAGAAGAACTACAGGAACTTTTGGACGGATTGGATGAGTATAATTAA
- a CDS encoding D-alanine--D-alanine ligase family protein: MSQKNLIVAFGGVSPEHEVSVLTAIQAISALEESTYNCIPLYVTKSGRWLTGKKLLDLSNYKELSSLEKESISCAFVKDETGKTFLKEQESKGLFSKPKNYPVYAVLCAFHGSEGENGAFQGVCEMMDVPYSGSGVLGSSLGMDKVKAKLVAAANGIPVTKAVNFYESDWEQEQEEILNVAEDFDYPLIVKPVSLGSSIGVAIANDREELINSVETAFRYDAHLLIEEAVNPLMEINCSVIGTPSDCRPSICEKPLGQTETLSFEDKYQSGEGAEKGMASADREIPADISKELTKKIQNLATKTFSALDASGLARLDFLVNANTKEVYFNEINTIPGSFSFYLWDKSDLPFDKLLEELIEIGLKKHREKNGRVRSYETNLLSEKAIKGIKGLKGSKN; the protein is encoded by the coding sequence ATGTCCCAAAAAAATCTCATTGTTGCCTTCGGAGGTGTTTCCCCCGAACACGAAGTTTCTGTTTTAACAGCTATTCAGGCTATTTCTGCACTTGAAGAAAGCACATATAATTGTATCCCTCTTTATGTAACAAAATCAGGACGATGGCTGACAGGTAAGAAACTTTTAGACCTAAGTAATTATAAAGAACTTTCCTCCCTTGAAAAGGAATCAATTTCCTGTGCATTTGTCAAAGATGAAACAGGTAAAACATTTCTTAAAGAACAAGAAAGCAAGGGACTCTTTTCTAAGCCAAAAAACTATCCGGTATATGCCGTTTTATGTGCTTTTCATGGCAGTGAAGGTGAGAATGGAGCTTTTCAGGGTGTTTGTGAGATGATGGATGTGCCATATTCAGGAAGTGGGGTTTTAGGTTCTTCATTAGGAATGGATAAAGTAAAAGCCAAATTAGTTGCAGCGGCAAATGGCATTCCGGTTACCAAAGCAGTGAATTTTTATGAAAGCGATTGGGAGCAAGAGCAGGAAGAAATTTTGAATGTTGCAGAAGATTTTGATTACCCGTTGATTGTAAAACCCGTTTCATTGGGCAGCAGTATTGGGGTGGCCATCGCAAATGACCGCGAAGAATTGATCAATTCAGTTGAAACCGCATTTCGTTACGATGCTCATCTTCTTATTGAAGAAGCTGTAAATCCTTTAATGGAAATCAATTGTTCGGTGATAGGAACCCCCAGCGACTGCAGACCAAGTATTTGCGAAAAACCTCTTGGACAAACTGAGACTCTTTCTTTTGAAGATAAATACCAAAGCGGAGAAGGAGCAGAAAAAGGAATGGCTTCTGCCGATCGTGAGATACCGGCTGACATCTCCAAAGAACTGACGAAAAAGATTCAGAACTTAGCTACTAAAACGTTTTCAGCTTTGGATGCTTCGGGGCTGGCCCGTCTCGATTTCCTTGTAAATGCAAACACCAAAGAGGTCTATTTCAATGAAATTAATACTATTCCAGGCTCTTTTTCTTTTTATTTGTGGGATAAGTCGGATCTTCCTTTCGATAAACTATTGGAAGAACTAATTGAAATAGGTCTAAAGAAGCACAGGGAGAAGAACGGTCGTGTTCGCAGCTATGAAACCAACTTACTCAGTGAAAAAGCCATTAAAGGCATTAAGGGCTTAAAAGGAAGTAAAAATTGA
- a CDS encoding four helix bundle protein, producing the protein MGTVYKFEELECWHSARELVALVYKYTQNGEISKDYGFKDQIRRASISVMNNISEGFTRYGRKEMIRYFNIAQSSASEVMSMTYAMDDLNYQPTEICEMIRAKAFEARNKTLAFMRYQIEKPS; encoded by the coding sequence ATGGGAACTGTATATAAATTTGAAGAATTAGAGTGTTGGCATAGTGCCAGGGAACTTGTTGCTTTGGTTTACAAGTATACACAAAATGGTGAAATATCTAAGGACTATGGATTTAAAGATCAAATAAGAAGGGCTTCTATCTCCGTTATGAATAACATATCAGAGGGGTTTACTCGCTATGGGAGAAAAGAAATGATCCGTTACTTCAATATTGCTCAAAGCTCAGCTTCTGAAGTTATGAGTATGACATATGCTATGGATGATCTTAATTATCAACCAACAGAAATATGTGAAATGATAAGGGCCAAAGCTTTTGAAGCCCGAAATAAGACGTTAGCCTTTATGCGATATCAAATAGAAAAACCTTCTTAA
- a CDS encoding lysylphosphatidylglycerol synthase transmembrane domain-containing protein, with the protein MQTKKFLKVLGSVALGVLFLWLAFREVEFSELIESTRGMSWFWILPFTAATLLAHYIRAIRWEMLFTNKEKVPAKTTLFTGVLFGYLVNIPLPRVGEVARPVYVARQVDESNSKIIGTIVLERVVDLLGMLLLMAFVVVFLIADPQVLSRLFGIDITNPETQFNFILTLGKYGLIAFAGIGVLYWLFKKASERTEGRVSDFVYKIQRIIKTFVDGLLAIRELKNWPLFIFHSILIWVFYIGMTYIGFWMFNMQEVFDLGITEAIVLTVVSAVGISIPTPGGIGTYHLFITKALFIFYAVPEATGLAYATIAHATTLIIIIISSPLLLTIDKFVMMKNEEQKSTENIPD; encoded by the coding sequence ATGCAAACTAAAAAATTTCTAAAAGTTCTTGGCAGCGTAGCACTTGGCGTGCTTTTTTTATGGCTTGCTTTTCGGGAAGTTGAATTTTCAGAATTGATTGAATCAACAAGGGGGATGTCTTGGTTTTGGATATTGCCCTTTACGGCTGCGACCCTTCTGGCACATTACATCCGGGCTATTCGTTGGGAAATGCTCTTTACTAACAAGGAGAAAGTCCCTGCAAAAACCACTCTATTTACCGGCGTTTTGTTTGGCTACCTGGTCAATATTCCCCTTCCGCGGGTAGGTGAGGTAGCCCGGCCGGTTTATGTGGCTCGACAAGTGGATGAAAGCAACAGTAAAATCATTGGTACTATTGTCTTGGAACGGGTCGTAGATTTATTGGGAATGTTGCTTTTAATGGCTTTTGTAGTCGTATTCTTAATTGCTGACCCTCAGGTTCTATCCCGTTTATTCGGAATTGACATAACGAATCCGGAAACGCAGTTTAATTTTATTCTAACTCTTGGAAAGTATGGATTGATAGCGTTTGCAGGGATTGGAGTCTTGTATTGGCTTTTCAAAAAAGCCAGTGAAAGAACAGAAGGCCGGGTTTCTGATTTTGTATATAAAATTCAGCGCATTATTAAAACCTTTGTTGACGGATTACTCGCTATACGAGAGCTCAAAAACTGGCCCCTTTTTATCTTTCACTCCATACTTATTTGGGTGTTTTATATTGGCATGACTTACATCGGGTTCTGGATGTTTAATATGCAGGAAGTATTTGACCTTGGAATCACAGAAGCGATTGTTTTGACGGTTGTCAGCGCGGTCGGGATTTCAATTCCAACGCCTGGCGGTATTGGTACCTATCATCTATTTATTACAAAAGCCCTCTTCATTTTTTATGCTGTCCCGGAAGCTACCGGCCTCGCTTACGCCACCATTGCCCATGCCACAACCCTCATCATCATCATTATCAGCTCGCCCCTTTTACTCACAATTGATAAGTTTGTGATGATGAAGAATGAAGAGCAGAAATCCACAGAAAATATTCCGGATTAA